GCCGGGATTGCGGCGGTCTGGTCCGCCCCCGCAGCGGCCGCCCTCCCGGACGAGCCCGGGCCGGCGCGAGTCTACGACGGCCGGGCCGGGCAGCTCGCTGTCCACGTCCCACGGTTCGACGAGACCATCGACGTCGACGGCCACCTCGACGAGCCGGTGTGGGCACGAGCGGCGAGGCTCACTGGCTTCTCGAAGTACTCCCCAGTCGACGGCGCCGCGGCCGATCAGCCCACCGACGTGCTGGTGTGGTACTCGCCTGGCGCGATCCACTTCGGGGTGCGGGCGGTGGCGCCCCCCGCCGAGATCCGAGCGACGCTTGCCGATCGCGACCGCCTCGACAGCGACGACCAGGTCGTCTTCTTCCTCGGCACCTACGGCGATGGGCGGCAGGCGTTCGTCTTCGCGGTCAACCCGCTCGGCGTGCAGGCCGATGGCGCGCTCGTCGAGGGCACGCGCACGCAACAGGGCGGTTTCGGCGGGCTGGCCAGCGGACGCGAGCCTCCGGACCTGAGCCAGGACTTCGTCTTCGAGTCGCGAGGCCGGCTCACGCCTCAGGGCTACGAGGTCGAGGTCCGCATCCCCTTCAAGAGCCTGCGGTACCAGAAGGCGGACCAACAGGCCTGGGGCTTCAACGTGACGCGCGTCATGCGGGCCACGGGGCGCGAGGACAGCTGGACGCCCGCCCGGCGCGACGGCGCGTCGTTTCTCGCGCAGTCGGGACGCCTCGAGGGGCTCACCGGCCTTCGGCGCGGCCTCGTCCTCGACCTCAACCCGTTCGTGACCGCCCGGACCGACGGGCGCAGGGACGGCGGCGCCTGGCGCTACGACCTCGACTCGCCCGACGCCGGCGTGAACGTCCGCTGGGGCGTGACGCCGACGCTGACGCTCAACGGCACGGTCAAGCCCGATTTCTCGCAGGTCGAATCCGACGCGGGCCAGTTCCAGTACGACCCGCGCCAGGCGGTGTTCTTCGCCGAGAAGCGCCCCTTCTTCCTCGACGGTCTCGAGCAGTTCACCACGCCCAACAACCTCGTCTACACGCGCCGCATCGTCGAACCGGTCGTCGCCGCGAAGCTCACGGGCAAAGCCGCGGCCGGGACGAGCCTCGCCGTGCTCGCCGCGGTCGACGACCAGGCCCTGTCGCGCACCCGGGACGACCACCCGGCGTTTCTCGTCGCGCGGGTCCAGCAGGACGTCGGGGGGCAGTCGAAGTTGGGGTTCGTCTACACCGAGCGCCAGGACGGCCGCGACAGCAACCGCGTGGCGGGCGTCGACACGCGGCTGGTGTTCGGCGAGATCTATGCGGTGCAGGCCCAGGCGGCCGCGAGCCGGACGCGCGTGGACGGGGCCGTGACGACCGCGCCGTTGTGGCAGGTCACGGCGACGCGCAGCGGCCGCCACTACGCGTTCCGGTACAACGCGCGCGGCGTCGACGAGGCCTTCGACGCGCAGGCCGGTTTCGTGAGCCGGGCC
Above is a genomic segment from Acidobacteriota bacterium containing:
- a CDS encoding carbohydrate binding family 9 domain-containing protein, which produces MSRRAAVPALVALCAGIAAVWSAPAAAALPDEPGPARVYDGRAGQLAVHVPRFDETIDVDGHLDEPVWARAARLTGFSKYSPVDGAAADQPTDVLVWYSPGAIHFGVRAVAPPAEIRATLADRDRLDSDDQVVFFLGTYGDGRQAFVFAVNPLGVQADGALVEGTRTQQGGFGGLASGREPPDLSQDFVFESRGRLTPQGYEVEVRIPFKSLRYQKADQQAWGFNVTRVMRATGREDSWTPARRDGASFLAQSGRLEGLTGLRRGLVLDLNPFVTARTDGRRDGGAWRYDLDSPDAGVNVRWGVTPTLTLNGTVKPDFSQVESDAGQFQYDPRQAVFFAEKRPFFLDGLEQFTTPNNLVYTRRIVEPVVAAKLTGKAAAGTSLAVLAAVDDQALSRTRDDHPAFLVARVQQDVGGQSKLGFVYTERQDGRDSNRVAGVDTRLVFGEIYAVQAQAAASRTRVDGAVTTAPLWQVTATRSGRHYAFRYNARGVDEAFDAQAGFVSRAGVANIQLTNQAIVYGRESSVLERWTADLVLDGVWRYDDFVGGRAALDHKLHVNTNAVFRGGWTAGASVLVETFGYDDDLYADYALGEQTPDGLVLRPFVGTPRLPNLDYVASASTPQRGGVALDGFFIWGKDENFFEWASADIVFANVGLVWRPTERLRADARYQLQRYERRTDGSVVGRRRIPRAKVEYQVTRAIFVRLVGEFDSQFRDDLRDDSRTDLPIYIRDARSGVYERALRQQRDTFRLDALFSYQPTPGTVVFAGYGNRLAEPNDVRAPRLRRVSDGFFLKVSYLFRL